The segment CGCGGCGACCACCGCGCGGGCGGTCAGCGTCAGATTCGCGTCCTCGGCATCGGCCGCCGTGTCCAGTCTCCGAACGGGGGCGGCCTCGAGCAGCGCCGCGACCTCGTCCAGACCGGCCGCCGAACGATCGAGTGCGACCTTCGACGACATCGCGTCTTGAAGGGCCGTGCGATCGCACGCGGGCAGGGCCGTGAGCGACGGGACGTCGCCGATCGGGACCGCGGGCTCGGCGGCCGAGGCGCGAGCCGTCGCCCGGCCCATCACCAAGCCCTCCAGCAGGCTGTTGGACGCCAGCCGGTTGGCACCGTGCAGACCGGTCCGCGCCACCTCGCCCGCCGCGTAGAGGCCGGGAACGCTGGTGCGGCCGTCGCCGTCGGTCACCACACCGCCGCACAGATAGTGGGCGCCGGGGACCACCGGCAACCGTCCGTCGTCGATGCCGAGACCCGACGCGTGGACGCCGGCGGTGACGGTCGGGAATCGCTTCTCGAACTCGGCGACCGGCGAGAGGTCCAGCCAGACGTGCGGGGCACCGGTGCGCAGCATGGCCGCCGTGACGGCGCGCGCCACCACGTCGCGCGGGGCCAGGTCACCGAGCGGGTGCACGCCCTCTGTCACCGAGCGGCCGTCGACGTCGACCAGGACGCCGCCTTCGCCGCGGACCGCCTCGCTGACGAGAGTCCGACGACCGCGCGCACCCGGCACGTACAGCATGGTCGGGTGGAACTGGACGAACTCCAGATCGGCCACCTGCGCGCCGGCCCGCAACGCGAGGGCGATGCCGTCGCCGGTGGAGCCCGACGGATTGGTGGTGGCGGAGTAGACGTGTCCGAGTCCGCCGGTGGCGAGCAGCACCGCCGATGCCGCCACCACACCGCGCACTCCGTCCGTCACGTATTCGACGCCGACGGCCCTCCCCTCGGCGAGCAGGATCTGCGTGGCGACGGCGTGATCGAGGACGCGGATCGGCGCCTCCGCGACCGCGGCGGCCAGCGCCTCCTGCACCCGCGCCCCGGTCGCATCGCCGCCTGCGTGGATGATGCGGCGGACGCTGTGTCCGCCTTCGCGGGTCCGCAGGAACCGGCCGTCCGCACCGCGATCGAACTCCGCGCCCCACCCGACGAGTTGCGCGATGGCCGCCCAGCCGTCGGCCAGGATCGGCTCGGTCTCGACCGGATCGGTGAGGCCCGCGCCCGCTGCGAGCGTATCGGCCAGGTGCAGCGCGACCGAGTCCTCGGCGTTGTCGGGCTCGACCACCGCGATGCCGCCCTGCGCGTAAAAGGTGGACGTCGAGTGTTCGACGCCCGACGGCTCCCACGCCCGCCCCTTCGTCAACACGGTCACCGACCGCCCTTCAGCGGCGGCGACGAGCGCGGCGGTCAATCCGGCGACGCCCGCGCCCACCACCACGAGGTCACTGCGATCAGGCTTCGCCATGTCCACTCCCAACGGTTATCGACTTACGATCGAAAACTTTGCGTCGAGAGTACGCCCTCCCCCTCCGGATACCCACCTCACATCGATCGCCGACACGCCGCTGGGTCACCCGGACGGCTGTCGTCGACCGGTGAAAACCGCCTGGTCCATTACAATCTCGAATGGTGATGACCAAGAACGACGAAGAAGGAGCGGCGGTCCGCGACCGTCTGCCCAGGGTGTCTGCGCTCTCGGAGGTCACCCGATTCGCACGGACCGCCGGCCACACCGCATTCGGAACCGGACGACTGGTGACCACGTCGGTCACCGACCTGCTGCACGGCCGTCGGCCCGGAACCGCCACCCTCGCCCACGAACTCCGCCGCACCTTCGAGCAGCTCGGCCCCACCTATGTGAAGCTCGGCCAGTTGATCGCCTCCAGCCCCGGAGTCTTCGGCGCCACCATGGCCGACGAGTTCGAGAGCCTCCTGGACCATGTCGCACCGGCCGACCCCGACGCGATCCGCCGCATCTTCGTCGAGGACCTGGGTGCCGAACCCGAAGAGGTCTTCGCCGAATTCGACATGACGCCGATCGCGTCCGCGTCGATCGCCCAGGTCCACACCGCGACTCTGAAGTCCGGCGACCAGGTCGTCGTCAAGATCCAACGGCCCGGCATCGCCGACCGCCTGGCACCCGACGTCGCGATCCTCGAACGCCTGGCCGGCGTCGTCGAGTTCTCCGAGTACGGCCGTATGCTCAGCGCCCGCTACGTGGTGGAGGACTTCGCCGACGGCCTCGACTCCGAGCTCGACTTCCGCAACGAGGCCGCCACCATGACCGAGTGGTTCGAGTGCCTGCAGCAGGGACCGTTCGGCGATCGCGTCCGCGTCCCGAAGGTGTACGACGAGCTCACCACCGCGCGCGTGATGACCATGGAGCGGATCTACGCCACCCGCATCGACGACGTCCGCGCGGTCCGCGCCGCCGGGCACGACGGCGAAGCGCTCTGCCGCAACCTGCTGCTGTCGCTGCTGGACTCCGCCTTCCACGGCGGCCTGTTCCACGGTGACCTCCACGCGGGCAACGTCCTGGTGGACGACGAAGGCAAGTTGGTGATGCTCGATTTCGGCATCGTCGGCCGGTTCGACGCCCGCACCCGCCGCATTCTGCGTCAGCTGGTCGTCGACCTGATCGTCAAACAGGACTACGACTCCGCCGGCCGCGCCATCTTCCTGCTCGGCGCCGTGCACAAGCCGGGCTCCACCGCCAAGGGCGGCGACGATCTGAAGAAGTTGACGACACCGCTTTCGACCACCGAGATGGCGTCGATGTCGTACACCGACCTGGGACGACAGCTCGCGGCGGTCGCGAAGGCGCACGACGCGCGCCTGCCCCGCGAGTTGGTGCTGGTCGGCAAACAGCTGTTGTATGTAGAGAAGTACATGAAGCTGCTGGCTCCGCGCTGGAAGGCGATCTCCGATCGGGAGATCTACGGCTACATGGCGGGGATCATGAAGGAAGCCGAACGTGATCGCCGCGCCCGAGGCACCGCCCCGCGCGGCACGCCGAGCAACTGACCGACCGCACGATCGCACACCGACCCCGACCTGACTAGGAGACCACCGGATATGAAACGCGCCGCGCTGGCACTGCTCGCCTTCCTCGGTGTCGCGTGCATCGCCGCAGCCATCGCCGTTCCGACGTATCTGGTGCCGAAGCTGAAGGTGGTCCCGCTCGACCTCGACATCACCTCGGTCGCCACCAGCGTTGCCGCCGACGGCGACGCGGGCAACCGCTTCCCGGCGACGATCCTCGACCGCTGCTCCGTCACCGCGAAGAAGGCGGCGACCCTCCAGGCGCATCTGACGCAGCAGCGTCGTTCGGTGATCGTCGACCCGTCCGACGCCGAGCAGGCCACCCTCCAGTCCGGGCAGACGCTGCAGATCGACCGCACGCGCGACGCCAAGGGCAAGGAGCGCGACGTCACGATGGCGCCGGGCGACACCGAGCGCAAATGCGACGACGGCCTCCTGAACGCCACGGTGGACCGCGTGTCGGTGAACCGCAAGAGCGCCGCACCGAACGGCAACGTCAGCTCGCTGCAGACCGACCAGGTCGCCGAGGGCGGCAACGTCGAGGACGCGTCGGTGAAGTTGGAGGACCGCAAGGGCTTCCAGTACAAGTTCGGTTTCGACGTCAAGAAGACCGACTATTACTACTACGACACCACCACGCGTCAGGACGCGATCGCCAAGTTCGTCGAGGAAAAGACGATCAACGGCGTCAAGACCTACCACTTCCGCGCCGAGGTCCCCGAGCGCGATCTGTCCGACCTGCCGAATCCGCAGGGCGAGGCGACGCTCGGCACCATCTTGAACATGCCCGCCAGCTGGTGGGGCATCCGCGGCAAGGGGGTCAAGTCCAAGGACCTCATCACCATGCACCGGTACGGCAAGGCCGTGCGCAACGTGTACGTGGAGCCGACGACCGGCACCAT is part of the Gordonia phthalatica genome and harbors:
- a CDS encoding DUF3068 domain-containing protein, with the translated sequence MKRAALALLAFLGVACIAAAIAVPTYLVPKLKVVPLDLDITSVATSVAADGDAGNRFPATILDRCSVTAKKAATLQAHLTQQRRSVIVDPSDAEQATLQSGQTLQIDRTRDAKGKERDVTMAPGDTERKCDDGLLNATVDRVSVNRKSAAPNGNVSSLQTDQVAEGGNVEDASVKLEDRKGFQYKFGFDVKKTDYYYYDTTTRQDAIAKFVEEKTINGVKTYHFRAEVPERDLSDLPNPQGEATLGTILNMPASWWGIRGKGVKSKDLITMHRYGKAVRNVYVEPTTGTIIFGEEEQEQYFRSPDDSGDLPKAVSEYRLTAMQGKFAWNDETVAQQAERADKYLGQLRMGGVIVPIILAVLGVLMLLAWALLVWRGRRGKNDADPEAAPVPEGDDDGQSQAAPSEETTVLPPTAAAMPYDAADDGQTTVLPPLPDESSTQAIPTAYDAPTAYDAQQDPPTEAFPPSPYARPEQQVQSPADVTDTEAFRAPEAPSDGFTPYTAEPTRPMPDFDRYKRDE
- the nadB gene encoding L-aspartate oxidase, with protein sequence MAKPDRSDLVVVGAGVAGLTAALVAAAEGRSVTVLTKGRAWEPSGVEHSTSTFYAQGGIAVVEPDNAEDSVALHLADTLAAGAGLTDPVETEPILADGWAAIAQLVGWGAEFDRGADGRFLRTREGGHSVRRIIHAGGDATGARVQEALAAAVAEAPIRVLDHAVATQILLAEGRAVGVEYVTDGVRGVVAASAVLLATGGLGHVYSATTNPSGSTGDGIALALRAGAQVADLEFVQFHPTMLYVPGARGRRTLVSEAVRGEGGVLVDVDGRSVTEGVHPLGDLAPRDVVARAVTAAMLRTGAPHVWLDLSPVAEFEKRFPTVTAGVHASGLGIDDGRLPVVPGAHYLCGGVVTDGDGRTSVPGLYAAGEVARTGLHGANRLASNSLLEGLVMGRATARASAAEPAVPIGDVPSLTALPACDRTALQDAMSSKVALDRSAAGLDEVAALLEAAPVRRLDTAADAEDANLTLTARAVVAAARAREESRGCHYRADFPDTAAVGVPRRFRFVDDEMVAAVPIG
- a CDS encoding ABC1 kinase family protein — encoded protein: MTKNDEEGAAVRDRLPRVSALSEVTRFARTAGHTAFGTGRLVTTSVTDLLHGRRPGTATLAHELRRTFEQLGPTYVKLGQLIASSPGVFGATMADEFESLLDHVAPADPDAIRRIFVEDLGAEPEEVFAEFDMTPIASASIAQVHTATLKSGDQVVVKIQRPGIADRLAPDVAILERLAGVVEFSEYGRMLSARYVVEDFADGLDSELDFRNEAATMTEWFECLQQGPFGDRVRVPKVYDELTTARVMTMERIYATRIDDVRAVRAAGHDGEALCRNLLLSLLDSAFHGGLFHGDLHAGNVLVDDEGKLVMLDFGIVGRFDARTRRILRQLVVDLIVKQDYDSAGRAIFLLGAVHKPGSTAKGGDDLKKLTTPLSTTEMASMSYTDLGRQLAAVAKAHDARLPRELVLVGKQLLYVEKYMKLLAPRWKAISDREIYGYMAGIMKEAERDRRARGTAPRGTPSN